The Zea mays subsp. mays mitochondrion, complete genome genome contains a region encoding:
- the orf110-c gene encoding hypothetical protein has protein sequence MNRGEPSDDPSKIRGETLSSGDPLTLPLTYICTECSYGKVNSWVWGLLREKILSFSSTPGGADTPARITGDGYKNGGEVKSTRRHSGMNVDPSGRDNHSGPGRGGDTSLS, from the coding sequence ATGAACCGCGGCGAACCCTCAGACGACCCTTCTAAGATAAGGGGGGAGACCCTCAGTAGTGGTGACCCTTTGACTCTTCCACTGACTTATATATGTACCGAATGCTCATACGGGAAAGTGAACTCCTGGGTCTGGGGGTTGCTCCGAGAAAAAATCCTTTCTTTCTCGTCCACTCCAGGGGGTGCGGACACACCTGCGCGGATTACAGGTGACGGTTACAAGAATGGCGGGGAAGTGAAGAGTACCCGACGACATTCAGGGATGAATGTAGACCCATCGGGCAGGGATAATCATTCCGGTCCTGGGAGAGGTGGCGACACCAGTCTGAGCTGA
- the orf121-c gene encoding hypothetical protein, which yields MFFWDYVGDLEGLWEYAWGQSVGDNLLNSVYAMGKCVQDFMADEKIHKPTLLGPHFALLVRKCSKFVFFRPVLLVGDYSMALTTNVCNQKVWLYEHTQVVSLRLGWYLFPRFRNRKLENQE from the coding sequence ATGTTTTTCTGGGATTATGTTGGTGATCTTGAAGGGTTGTGGGAGTATGCATGGGGGCAGTCTGTTGGTGACAACCTGTTGAACTCAGTTTATGCTATGGGTAAGTGTGTGCAAGACTTTATGGCGGATGAGAAGATTCACAAGCCTACGCTGCTTGGGCCGCATTTTGCTTTGCTGGTAAGAAAATGCAGTAAGTTTGTTTTTTTCCGTCCTGTATTGTTGGTGGGTGATTACAGTATGGCTTTAACTACTAATGTTTGCAATCAAAAGGTTTGGCTGTATGAGCATACTCAAGTGGTAAGTCTACGACTTGGTTGGTATCTGTTTCCTCGATTTAGAAACAGGAAGCTTGAGAACCAGGAGTGA